Proteins encoded by one window of Lycium barbarum isolate Lr01 chromosome 11, ASM1917538v2, whole genome shotgun sequence:
- the LOC132619921 gene encoding uncharacterized protein LOC132619921 produces MERVFEQLECSDTAKFNYAVSLLQKDAYDWWVSVPNAKAKPSVLTWNDFVKEFHMKYVPPTYHDAKKKEFLNLELGGMSIAEYQQKFPRLSRYAGGIINNEKDKCRRFEDGLNNSIRKSVAVLQHESFCELVSAALAWERIDKEQTSRNENKFRKADADLGGPSKRERRASSACFNCGSFDHKVKDCPNPNPTSSPRTDGSVQKPIAIPSQGNKYARSRNMQAISAGGANQASASRVHELML; encoded by the exons ATGGAAAGAGTATTTGAGCAATTAGAGTGTTCAGACACTGCCAAATTTAACTATGCTGTCTCACTGTTACAAAAAGATGCTTATGACTGGTGGGTAAGTGTACCGAATGCCAAGGCAAAACCTTCTGTTCTTACTTGGAATGATTTTGTGAAAGAATTTCATATGAAGTATGTCCCACCTACTTATCATGATGCAAAGAAAAAGGAGTTTCTGAATTTAGAACTAGGGGGTATGTCTATTGCTGAATATCAACAGAAGTTTCCCAGGCTTTCTCGTTATGCTGGTGGTATTATTAATAACGAAAAAGATAAGTGCAGGCGATTCGAAGACGGTTTGAATAATTCAATCAGAAAATCTGTGGCGGTCCTACAACATGAGAGCTTTTGTGAATTAGTTTCAGCTGCTCTTGCTTGGGAAAGGATCGACAAGGAACAAACTAGTAGAAATGAAAATAAGTTCAGAAAAGCTGATGCAGATTTAGGAGGTCCATCTAAAAGGGAAAG GAGAGCTTCTAGTGCTTGTTTTAACTGTGGGAGCTTCGATCATAAAGTGAAGGATTGTCCTAATCCTAACCCTACTTCTTCTCCGCGTACAGATGGCTCAGTTCAGAAACCTATTGCCATTCCTTCTCAAGGGAATAAATATGCAAGATCTAGAAACATGCAAGCAATAAGTGCAGGTGGAGCTAATCAAGCTAGTGCATCAAGAGTTCACGAGCTTATGCTATGA